Proteins encoded within one genomic window of Anopheles gambiae chromosome 3, idAnoGambNW_F1_1, whole genome shotgun sequence:
- the LOC1279860 gene encoding uncharacterized protein LOC1279860 isoform X1, translating into MKCFLLVTLLTLSLANAHLFKKKLVLTSESDGGHGGGGGGSFSLGGGSFGLSFGGGLGGGGGGGGSHGGSTGGGYGGASGGPGYSSGGYGGGAPSHSGGSGGAGSSAFASASASASANAGGVSGGHSGQGDYSGYGPAPAGSAGHGHHGGYGGNGGYGGGGSGGSVGGHSVHTPSDHLTPPAQSGSSGGYQGSGGASHGYSNSFANAGAAAGAHAGAPQGSGGGSYHGGSQPVGAPSGGHGGHGGHGGGHGFTKQITITKHVDQSPPPRPIVIEKPVPVPVDRPYPVYIEKEVPVTVLKEVPVHSGGGGGGYGGGAGHSSASASASAHASANAGSFGGGYGGSNGGGYGGGGGGSGNVGGGYGGGHGAGGSGGYGSGGHGGGHGGASFTKTITLEKTFNKHKHHLHHHGW; encoded by the exons ATGAAGTGTTTCCTG CTCGTTACGCTTCTCACCCTGTCGCTGGCAAATGCGCACCTGTTCAAGAAAAAGCTCGTCTTAACGTCCGAATCTGACGGAGGgcatggcggcggcggtggaggcAGCTTTTCATTGGGTGGCGGAAGCTTTGGCCTTTCCTTCGGTGGTGGActaggaggtggtggtggtggaggtggcaGTCACGGAGGCTCTACCGGAGGAGGCTATGGTGGCGCATCTGGTGGACCTGGTTACTCCAGTGGAGGATACGGAGGAGGTGCGCCCAGTCATTCCGGCGGTTCCGGTGGTGCCGGCAGCAGTGCATTTGCAAGCGCTAGTGCCAGTGCAAGTGCCAATGCCGGTGGTGTTTCTGGAGGACATTCGGGACAGGGTGATTATTCCGGTTACGGACCGGCTCCAGCGGGATCTGCTGGACATGGACATCATGGTGGTTATGGTGGCAATGGTGgttatggtggtggtggtagcggtGGATCTGTTGGTGGACATTCAGTGCACACTCCTTCGGACCATCTTACACCTCCGGCCCAGTCCGGCAGTAGCGGTGGCTACCAAGGATCGGGTGGCGCTTCTCACGGCTACTCCAACAGTTTCGCCAATGCCGGAGCAGCTGCAGGAGCACACGCTGGAGCTCCGCAAGGATCTGGTGGCGGATCATATCATGGAGGATCACAACCGGTAGGAGCACCATCCGGTGGACACGGTGGCCATGGTGGCCACGGAGGAGGGCATGGTTTCACGAAACAAATCACCATCACCAAGCATGTCGATCAAAGTCCTCCACCGCGTCCGATTGTGATTGAAAAGCCCGTACCTGTGCCGGTTGATCGTCCCTATCCGGTGTACATCGAAAAGGAGGTACCGGTGACGGTGTTGAAAGAGGTCCCAGTGCactccggtggtggtggtggtggttatgGAGGCGGTGCCGGACACTCCAGTGCAAGTGCTAGTGCGAGTGCGCACGCTAGTGCAAATGCAGGAAGCTTCGGCGGTGGTTACGGTGGCTCCAACGGTGGTGgctatggtggtggtggaggtggtagCGGAAATGTTGGCGGAGGTTACGGTGGTGGACATGGAGCAGGAGGTAGTGGTGGTTATGGCAGTGGGGGTCATGGTGGAGGCCACGGTGGCGCATCGTTTACCAAGACGATTACGCTGGAGAAAACcttcaacaaacacaaacaccatcTACATCATCATGGATGGTAG
- the LOC1279860 gene encoding uncharacterized protein LOC1279860 isoform X2 has product MKCFLLVTLLTLSLANAHLFKKKLVLTSESDGGHGGGGGGSFSLGGGSFGLSFGGGLGGGGGGGGSHGGSTGGGYGGASGGPGYSSGGYGGGAPSHSGGSGGAGSSAFASASASASANAGGVSGGHSGQGDYSGYGPAPAGSAGHGHHGGYGGNGGYGGGGSGGSVGGHSVHTPSDHLTPPAQSGSSGGYQGSGGASHGYSNSFANAGAAAGAHAGAPQGSGGGSYHGGSQPVGAPSGGHGGHGGHGGGHGFTKQITITKHVDQSPPPRPIVIEKPVPVPVDRPYPVYIEKEVPVTVLKEVPVHSGGGGGGSGGYGSGGHGGGHGGASFTKTITLEKTFNKHKHHLHHHGW; this is encoded by the exons ATGAAGTGTTTCCTG CTCGTTACGCTTCTCACCCTGTCGCTGGCAAATGCGCACCTGTTCAAGAAAAAGCTCGTCTTAACGTCCGAATCTGACGGAGGgcatggcggcggcggtggaggcAGCTTTTCATTGGGTGGCGGAAGCTTTGGCCTTTCCTTCGGTGGTGGActaggaggtggtggtggtggaggtggcaGTCACGGAGGCTCTACCGGAGGAGGCTATGGTGGCGCATCTGGTGGACCTGGTTACTCCAGTGGAGGATACGGAGGAGGTGCGCCCAGTCATTCCGGCGGTTCCGGTGGTGCCGGCAGCAGTGCATTTGCAAGCGCTAGTGCCAGTGCAAGTGCCAATGCCGGTGGTGTTTCTGGAGGACATTCGGGACAGGGTGATTATTCCGGTTACGGACCGGCTCCAGCGGGATCTGCTGGACATGGACATCATGGTGGTTATGGTGGCAATGGTGgttatggtggtggtggtagcggtGGATCTGTTGGTGGACATTCAGTGCACACTCCTTCGGACCATCTTACACCTCCGGCCCAGTCCGGCAGTAGCGGTGGCTACCAAGGATCGGGTGGCGCTTCTCACGGCTACTCCAACAGTTTCGCCAATGCCGGAGCAGCTGCAGGAGCACACGCTGGAGCTCCGCAAGGATCTGGTGGCGGATCATATCATGGAGGATCACAACCGGTAGGAGCACCATCCGGTGGACACGGTGGCCATGGTGGCCACGGAGGAGGGCATGGTTTCACGAAACAAATCACCATCACCAAGCATGTCGATCAAAGTCCTCCACCGCGTCCGATTGTGATTGAAAAGCCCGTACCTGTGCCGGTTGATCGTCCCTATCCGGTGTACATCGAAAAGGAGGTACCGGTGACGGTGTTGAAAGAGGTCCCAGTGCactccggtggtggtggtggtg GTAGTGGTGGTTATGGCAGTGGGGGTCATGGTGGAGGCCACGGTGGCGCATCGTTTACCAAGACGATTACGCTGGAGAAAACcttcaacaaacacaaacaccatcTACATCATCATGGATGGTAG